Proteins from a genomic interval of Rhizoctonia solani chromosome 12, complete sequence:
- a CDS encoding formate/nitrite transporter family protein, with protein sequence MPKRREAPTRKTASSAKRIKFSSFGAPNETDDLPQAHVAAQQQSGPSAGASLRAPRHTNGIPTLASYATRVLAMHFKTLCLSASENLRIGGPPMLRRLSDLPDTLIPNLLLLLREYCPTYLRSDIITTYLLRGREIRLSGDFPGVITSVLAAIGVRHNAGIITTLELTELPAIADQTFATVVARLPELDILNLRKCSKAGPLVLDAAASKCPRLKVLNMNYTVATPRSILSVLLACRELEVLKIAGSPKLISGSISALIKSHTEANPDDEIPTFNSLKSLKLRLTKLGDSDLAAFFFHCPNLTTLDISFTQVKNIPIISPFPPLKKLCLTSTRVSGTNLVNVLDNCSELEVLYLGAFGKTLGAASGSGNILTDSLLRDITDVLERCPNLRSISLVSNTRLGAGGSVGRALQDFVKRVGRRCEILDFENIPQLRSGDLEGLLSTSEYDQPSPLRALNVARTGVNGDAAMFIAACPKLAELDIASTRFGSKHHAFSWNGFGYLREWYLEEELFTILDCCPDLIRLDLTGCRSVPLQDRRRFFEVWESAREDGSSSLPSFIIMAMRVNWSPFTGGLGAKSRPPTTQFLRHSQTRLASSGLVYSSSRPSGSEKSKFNWTSPTTLVLGFIPIFTFGLGTWQIQRLKWKVALIEELEEKSRREPLVLPKRINLSVLPEFAYRRVLLTGTWDPDPSHTILLGPRTRDNVLGYHIISPLIRGDGASSILVNRGFVSRDTLEQGKQIMQGVRSDIPKTAALVADAAKQGKVQVVGMLTSAAKRNSFTPDNKPETGEWYWADADAMAKVASGQNGDVQPVLVDELFAGDGAEASRRSTHGIPIGRPPEIELRNMHATYAATWYSLSAATAFMTDVKPPAHPSSPKPIVRANRPVDQTFYLSVVAGIWLGFGAIGALSAACGVPQSVRAEWPIIPKFLMGSIFAFALHYIVIFGGELFTGTIMIFGVGWINRAIPIRRSVTNLIIVYVGNWCGCLIMAYFMAYLTGIFDDASSRQWLTVATLGKTHGHGWGVLFLKGIGANAMVCMAVVLYHACTDSAGKIMAIWFPVVVFVISGYEHCVANMFFLSVGLLYGAPSTIARLWFNQSAALCGNIIGGAVVIGLNLHLMNNWISPIPWDRKPKEGSDVERR encoded by the exons ATGCCCAAAAGGCGCGAAGCACCAACTCGCAAGACCGCTAGCTCTGCGAAAAGAATAAAATTCAGTTCTTTTGGCGCTCCCAATGAAACCGATGATCTCCCACAGGCTCATGtggctgctcagcaacaATCGGGTCCTTCTGCTGGAGCCTCTCTGCGAGCCCCCCGCCACACTAATGGGATCCCTACTCTAGCTTCCTACGCTACTCGGGTGCTTGCGATGCATTTTAAGACACTCTGCCTCTCTGCAAGTGAGAACCTGAGGATAGGCGGGCCTCCTATGCTAAGAAGACTGAGTGACTTGCCGGATACTCTCATCCCGAACCTCCTCCTGCTCTTGCGGGAGTATTGTCCAACTTATTTAAGATCGGACATAATCACAACG TATCTTTTAAGAGGTCGCGAAATACGGCTGTCGGGAGACTTTCCCGGAGTCATTACCTCGGTCTTGGCCGCTATCGGAGTACGACATAACGCAGGGATTATAACCACGCTGGAGCTAACAGAACTCCCGGCGATCGCTGATCAAACGTTTGCCACGGTCGTAGCGAGGCTCCCGGAATTGGATATATTAAACTTGAG GAAATGCAGTAAAGCGGGTCCTTTGGTCCTTGATGCCGCAGCGTCCAAGTGTCCTCGACTTAAAGTGTTAAATATGAACTACACTGTTGCGACTCCTCGATCGATCTTATCAGTTTTACTTGCGTGCAGAGAACTGGAGGTTCTTAAAATTGCTGGTAGTCCCAAACTA ATTTCCGGCTCCATATCGGCTCTCATCAAATCTCATACTGAAGCAAACCCAGACGACGAAATACCCACTTTCAACTCTCTTAAGTCCCTTAAACTCCGGTTGACAAAACTCGGTGATTCGGACCTTGCCGCTTTCTTCTTTCATTGTCCAAATTTAACGACCCTTGACATCTCGTTCACCCAAGTCAAAAACATTCCTATTATCTCACCATTTCCTCCACTGAAGAAGCTTTGCCTCACTTCGACACGAGTTTCGGGTACAAATTTGGTAAACGTGCTGGACAACTGCTCGGAGCTAGAAGTGCTTTATCTGGGAGCGTTCGGCAAAACCTTGGGAGCAGCTTCGGGGAGCGGgaacatccttacagattCACTACTACGGGACATAACAGACGTACTAGAAAGGTGTCCGAACCTCAGGAGTATAAGTCTGGTCAGTAATACGAGACTTGGGGCAGGAGGCAGTGTTGGTAGAGCGTTGCAAGACTTTGTCAAGAGGGTTGGACGAAGATGCGAG ATACTAGACTTTGAGAATATACCTCAATTGCGCTCTGGTGATCTTGAAGGTTTACTTAGCACCTCTGAATACGACCAACCTTCGCCACTTCGCGCCTTGAACGTGGCTCGTACGGGTGTAAATGGGGATGCAGCCATGTTTATTGCGGCGTGTCCGAAACTTGCGGAATTGGATATTGCTTCGACTAGATTTGGGAGTAAGCACCACGCGTTTTCGTGGAATGGGTTCGGATACTTAAGGGAATGGTATTTAGAGGAAGAGTTGTTCACGATTCTGGATTGTTGCCCAGATCTTATCCGACTGGATTTGACTGGTTGTCGCAGTGTTCCTTTACAAGACAGGAGGCGATTCTTTGAG GTGTGGGAGTCGGCTCGCGAAGATGGATCGAGTA gtttgccttcgtttatcATCATGGCCATGAGAGTGAACTGGTCTCCCTTTACAGGCGGACTTGGAGCAAAATCTCGACCACCCACAACTCAATTCTTGCGACATTCTCAGACCAGACTAGCATCTTCAGGATTGGTCTACAGCTCAAGTCGTCCATCAGGAAGTGAGAAATCTAAGTTTAATTGGACATCGCCGACGACTCTTGTCCTGGGATTTATCCCCATATTCACATTTGGACTTGGGACATGGCAAATACAGCGACTAAAATGGAAAGTTGCCTTGATTGAAGAGCTCGAAGAAAAATCCCGTAGAGAACCACTGGTACTCCCTAAACGAATCAA CCTATCTGTTCTCCCCGAGTTCGCCTACAGGCGCGTGTTGCTCACCGGGACCTGGGATCCTGACCCATCTCACACTATTTTGCTTGGCCCGAGGACTCGTGACAACGTTTTAGGATACCATATCATCTCACCTCTGATTCGTGGTGATGGCGCCTCGAGCATTTTGGTCAACCGAGGATTCGTGTCGCGCGATACCCTCGAACAGGGGAAACAAATCATGCAGGGTGTTCGATCCGACATTCCCAAGACTGCCGCCTTGGTCGCCGATGCAGCCAAGCAAGGCAAGGTTCAGGTAGTCGGAATGCTCACCTCGGCAGCAAAACGCAACAGCTTTACGCCGGATAATAAACCAGAGACAGGAGAATGGTATTGGGCTGATGCTGATGCTATGGCAAAGGTAGCCTCAGGGCAGAATGGCGATGTTCAACCTGTATTAGTAGACGAATTATTCG CTGGGGATGGCGCTGAAGCATCTCGGAGGAGCACGCATGGGATTCCAATTGGGCGTCCTCCTGAGATTGAGCTCAGGAACATGCATGCAACCTATGCTGCCACCTG GTACTCGTTATCGGCCGCTACCGCCTTCAT GACAGATGTAAAACCTCCAGCACACCCCAGCTCTCCAAAACCAATAG TACGAGCGAACCGTCCTGTGGACCAAACGTTCTATCTTTCGGTCGTTGCTGGTATATGGCTTGGTTTCGGGGCAATCGGCGCTCTCTCTGCTGCATGCGGCGTTCCCCAGAGCGTACGTGCAGAGTGGCCGATCATTCCAAAGTTCCTCATGGGTTCGATATTCGCTTTTg CTTTGCATTATATTGTCATATTTGGGGGCGAGCTCTTCACAGGAACCATCATGATATTCGGAGTTG GTTGGATAAACCGGGCGATACCCATTCGCCGTTCAGTGACTAATCTAATAATCGTATATGTCGGCAACTGGTGTGGTTGCCTTATCATGGCATATTTCATGGCGTATTTGACTGGGATATTCGACGATGCTTCGTCACGGCAATGGCTGACGGTCGCCACGTTGGGTAAAACCCACGGTCACG GTTGGGGGGTTCTGTTCTTGAAAGGAATAGGTGCAAATGCGATGGTTTGCATGGCTGTCGTTCTTTACCACGCGTGCACGGATTCTGCCGGGAAGATCATGGCGATATGGTTCCCAGTAGTTGTATTCGTCATCAGCGGTTATGAGCACTGTGTAGCAAATA TGTTCTTCTTATCTGTCGGTCTGTTATACGGTGCTCCTTCGACGATTGCGCGACTCTGGTTCAATCAATCGGCGGCGTTGTGTGGGAATATTATCGGTGGTGCGGTGGTAATCGGATTGAACCTTCATCTCATGAACAATTGGATTTCTCCTATTCCCTGGGACCGAAAGCCCAAGGAGGGCAGTGATGTGGAGAGGCGTTGA
- a CDS encoding formate/nitrite transporter family protein has protein sequence MAHNEHPTPSVDFYSSGTATPIGSNAVTPVPSSAAGMQNVSAVEAAILTTAKIRANRPVDQSFFLAVMAGIWVGFGGIAGLNAAGGIPVSVQTDWPIIPKFLTGAFFAFALHFIVIMGGELVTGTTLVFSIGWYNRAIPIRRSVINLVVVYIGNWCGCLIMAYFMAYLSDLFVGASYKQWMNSLVLGKVGHGWGVLFLRAIGANTMVCVAIAMFNACTDSAGKILVLWFPVITFVISGFEHCVANMFFLSTGLLYGAPSTVGKLWFNQSAAICGNFIGGAVVVGLGMHLINSWKSPVPWPESSKSLPSNRVDEERMGAARSS, from the exons ATGGCTCATAACGAACATCCAACTCCATCTGTAGATTTCTACTCGTCGGGGACGGCCACCCCCATCGGGAGCAACGCGGTGACACCTGTACCCTCCTCGGCAGCCGGAATGCAGAACGTTTCTGCGGTCGAGGCAGCAATATTGACTACTGCAAAGATTCGAGCGAATAGACCGGTAGACCAGAGTTTCTTTCTCGCAGTCATGGCCGGGATCTGGGTTGGCTTTGGTGGAATCGCCGGGTTAAATGCTGCTGGGGGGATACCTGTTTCTGTTCAAACGGATTGGCCTATTATACCAAAGTTCCTCACAGGGGCGTTCTTTGCTTTTG CTCTGCATTTCATCGTCATTATGGGAGGAGAATTGGTCACCGGCACCACCTTGGTATTTAGTATCG GATGGTACAATCGTGCAATTCCCATACGTCGCTCAGTTATCAATCTTGTTGTCGTTTATATCGGCAATTGGTGTGGTTGCTTGATAATGGCATATTTTATGGCATATTTGAGCGATCTATTCGTCGGTGCCTCCTATAAACAATGGATGAATAGCTTAGTTCTTGGAAAGGTTGGACATG GATGGGGTGTTTTGTTTCTACGAGCCATTGGTGCGAACACCATGGTGTGTGTAGCGATCGCGATGTTCAACGCATGCACCGACTCGGCCGGCAAGATATTGGTCCTATGGTTCCCCGTCATAACATTCGTTATCAGTGGGTTTGAACATTGCGTAGCGAACA TGTTCTTTTTGTCCACCGGACTTCTCTATGGAGCTCCCTCCACAGTTGGGAAGCTTTGGTTTAACCAATCGGCCGCTATATGCGGCAATTTTATTGGAGGGGCTGTTGTGGTTGGATTGGGCATGCACCTAATCAATTCTTGGAAATCGCCTGTCCCATGGCCAGAGTCATCAAAGAGTTTACCATCTAACCGAGTCGACGAAGAACGCATGGGTGCTGCCAGATCATCGTAG
- a CDS encoding elongator complex protein 4, protein MSSFKRRTSSKAVPTNPPQPDSNTLPIHTVDSTPIPPLLSGLSSIDDILGFNGLPTGQVLLVRAPDPHSAWGSMISRYSVAQGLVSGEVIAIVSSEDDAEDLLDGCMWTSDAVTSPLDAEGEDPDVQPDESMKIAWRYAKMKQFSTTVPKRSGDQESAIFDLTLKIPAELIAHSRKIGQIINVPLPPSSTCDAVILHIRKLLRELNSVGGSTRRALRIIVPELGSPAWGDLQQTQVIRFLLALRGILRGTPAAAFVTLSSTISGDNWGGDGWEGKLSHVTDSCITLAGFGGDPLSSMSFPNHHGLVKMLSSPSHGTLRAPSISRSVLRGMSNSGPHGGGENNLAFRCTRRRLVIETMHLGAEGGVGARQTTAPTGSEVLDSSTTRAPAPAPAFVPATAAASIVALPSESKPARVAIAFDDAGEIKAGTEVTPTSAGERAGQKKNTKTKERRVLFQSDKPEIYDF, encoded by the exons ATGTCTTCCTTCAAACGACGTACATCCAGCAAGGCTGTGCCCACAAACCCACCTCAGCCTGATAGTAATACACTCCCGATACATACTGTAGATTCTACTCCAATACCGCCCCTACTGTCTGGGCTCTCGTCAATCGATGACATCCTTGGATTCAATGGACTTCCTACGGGACAAGTACTTCTCGTTCGGGCGCCTGATCCACACTCAGCCTGGGGCTCAATGATATCTCGATACTCTGTCGCCCAGGGTCTTGTATCTGGAGAAGTTATAGCCATCGTATCCTCGGAGGATGACGCCGAAGATCTGTTGGATGGGTGTATGTGGACGAGTGATGCGGTTACCTCGCCCCTCGATGCTGAAGGAGAGGACCCGGATGTTCAGCCGGATGAGAGTATGAAGATTGCCTGGAGGTACGCCAAAATGAAACAATTTTCTACTACCGTACCCAAGCGATCTGGCGATCAAG AATCCGCCATTTTCGACTTGACCCTGAAAATCCCAGCAGAACTGATCGCGCATAGCCGTAAAATTGGCCAAATAATTAATGTCCCACTACCCCCGAGCTCGACGTGCGACGCCGTAATCCTCCATATTCGCAAACTTTTACGTGAGCT GAACTCTGTCGGCGGATCTACTCGACGAGCACTCCGAATCATAGTTCCAGAACTTGGGAGCCCAGCGTGGGGTGACCTCCAACAAACT CAAGTTATTCGTTTCCTCTTGGCCCTGCGCGGTATACTTAGAGGAACCCCTGCAGCAGCGTTTGTTACGCTCTCTAGCACCATTTCAGGGGACAATTGGGGAGGGGACGGATGGGAGGGAAAGCTCTCTCACGTAACGGATAGCTGCATCACCCTGGCCGGTTTTGGTG GAGACCCACTTTCATCTATGAGCTTCCCGAACCACCATGGTTTAGTCAAAATGCTATCATCACCATCTCATGGAACACTCAGGGCACCCTCTATTTCCCGCTCCGTACTGCGCGGGATGTCGAATTCAG GACCTCACGGCGGCGGAGAGAACAATCTCGCATTCCGATGCACCCGGAGACGTTTAGTAATCGAAACAATGCATCTCGGCGCCGAAGGTGGAGTTGGAGCTAGGCAAACCACAGCGCCCACTGGATCCGAAGTCCTAGACTCGTCGACGACTCGGGCCCcggctccagctccagctttCGTTCCCGCTACGGCTGCGGCTTCGATCGTAGCCCTGCCAAGCGAGAGTAAACCAGCCCGGGTGGCGATTGCGTTTGATGACGCGGGCGAAATCAAAGCGGGTACGGAAGTAACGCCGACGAGCGCGGGTGAACGTGCTGGACAGAAAAAGAACACCAAGACCAAGGAGAGGCGGGTTTTGTTCCAATCGGATAAACCTGAAATTTACGACTTTTGA
- a CDS encoding Fungal specific transcription factor domain, whose protein sequence is MDTRSQKHPQQASGKMLYRISETRVKEVEKHLKTITFNTSIPSIIDYRHQHSCTVRLIQQVRFANLGPDHHRPPADNTDEEIAWNSSLSSRQKAPHYYGVSSIEVLSRDAEMLRNGYGPGNIPPTIPTNHRRPIFWRPVPAQTRFIENCPWDSEKGLSLDLPPDDLMPVLIDTFFKAAFFPFMHRGMFEKQLKDGLHKRNGTFLRIVLLVCATGARWCGDPRVLDERWPVPLSAGHRWFRQLGVWQKSWMDDILLEDAQLQTLIIIYCLGTSGNYAAWVISGIAIRTMQNVGAHRRKSTQSLESELFKRCFWTVVMLDRFQCLTMGRHAALQDLDIDLDYALEVDDEFWSLEPGAPPPVQPAGVPSRLSCFNQMIKLLRIGGRCLQTVYALESTKHQIGLDGPQGTAWMFNDINSQFNQWVRDVPSFLRLPTTDKYETNRLFIDKIEMWTLYYDLLISANRTFIAKPSPLAAPALKLCGGAARECTEVLRAYLKNPEALLAPPLMHPAFSSAMILVIDLIAQAKSNNPMYDSNTLDQKEEDLRECMNVLKKAEGKFHLAGRYYDMVREFEEYWRLELSPRARSSSMSSPASANSHGQQPSQNLPFDSSDSFFPKTKVKVKKEETSFDLTYIPPDTTPPFSTSQHNSDSLEPADPEVSYDYALPEAYADEAFAGLYSLPNLYSLPNQASPSFATHLEYSQQSGSTNPNAVNFQPYLPDYGYTARDAMKQHARRVTSVSHPTPDKTSGELNPPSVAIPGLGIFSQRGWMSNSSRAGWTSDLRHSRDSSEGNESPMSYWDATMRGTLGLHGRCHNPQSRTG, encoded by the exons ATGGATACCCGGAGCCAGAAGCACCCTCAACAAGCATCTGGAAAGATG CTATATAGAATATCTGAGACAAGAGTCAAAGAGGTCGAGAAACATTTAAAAACC ATCACCTTCAACACGAGCATCCCTTCCATCATCGACTATCGTCACCAGCACTCCTGCACCGTTCGCTTAATCCAACAAGTCCGCTTCGCCAACCTCGGCCCCGACCACCACCGTCCCCCGGCCGACAACACCGATGAGGAAATCGCCTGGAACTCTAGTTTATCAAGCAGACAAAAAGCCCCCCACTATTATGGTGTCTCAAGCATCGAGGTTCTGTCTCGTGATGCTGAAATGTTGCGCAACGGATACGGCCCAGGCAATATCCCACCGACGATCCCCACGAATCATCGCAGACCAATATTCTGGCGCCCCGTCCCCGCTCAAACCAGGTTCATCGAAAACTGCCCATGGGACTCTGAAAAGGGCTTATCCTTGGACCTTCCGCCCGACGATCTGATGCCCGTCCTCATAGACACATTCTTCAAAGCGGCCTTTTTCCCCTTTATGCATCGCGGGATGTTCGAAAAGCAGCTCAAGGATGGTTTACACAAGCGAAACGGTACCTTTCTTCGCATCGTCTTGCTCGTGTGTGCGACTGGTGCGCGGTGGTGTGGTGATCCCCGAGTGTTGGATGAGAGATGGCCCGTCCCACTGAGCGCTGGCCACCGGTGGTTTCGGCAACTTGGCGTTTGGCAAAAGAGTTGGATGGACGATATCCTCTTGGAAGATGCTCAACTCCAAACG CTTATCATCATTTACTGTCTTGGTACATCAGGCAACTACGCTGCGTGGGTTATATCCGGCATAGCCATCCGTACGATGCAGAATGTGGGTGCCCATCGCCGAAAATCGACACAATCTTTGGAGAGCGAGTTGTTCAAACGGTGTTTCTG GACCGTAGTTATGCTCGACCGTTTTCAATG TCTTACCATGGGCCGGCACGCTGCGTTACAAGATCTCGA CATCGATTTGGACTACGCTCTGGAAGTGGACGACGAATTTTGGTCTTTGGAACCAGGTGCACCACCACCGGTTCAACCGGCTGGGGTTCCTTCTAGACTCAGTTGCTTCAACCAAATGATCAAGCTGCTACGTATTGGGGGGCGATGTCTTCAGACAGTG TATGCGCTCGAGTCGACGAAACACCAAATCGGGCTTGATGGTCCTCAGGGAACAGCATGGATGTTCAACGATATCAACTCGCAGTTCAACCAATGGGTCCGAGATGTACCCTCCTTCC TGAGGCTTCCGACCACAGACAAATACGAAACCAACCGCCTTTTTATCGACAAGATTGAAATGTGGACCTTGTATTATGACCTACTTATCTCCGCCAACCGTACTTTTATCGCCAAACCTTCCCCTCTGGCTGCTCCGGCTTTGAAGCTGTGCGGCGGTGCGGCGAGAGAGTGTACAGAAGTCCTACGGGCTTACCTCAAGAATCCCGAGGCTCTCTTGGCTCCTCCACTAATGCACCCGGCATTTTCATCTGCGATGATCTTGGTCATTGATCTTATCGCCCAAGCGAAATCCAACAATCCCATGTATGACTCGAACACGTTGGATCAGAAAGAAGAAGACCTGAGGGAGTGTATGAATGTTCTTAAGAAGGCAGAGGGGAAATTCCATCTCGCAGGTCGATATTA TGATATGGTTCGTGAATTCGAAGAGTATTGGCGGCTCGAATTGTCACCTCGCGCTCGCTCCAGCAGCATGTCTTCCCCGGCTAGTGCGAATAGTCATGGCCAACAACCGTCCCAAAACCTACCATTTGACTCTTCGGATTCCTTCTTTCCGAAAACCAAGGTCAAAgtcaaaaaagaagaaactAGTTTCGACCTTACGTACATTCCACCAGACACAACACCTCCATTCTCAACAAGCCAGCACAATTCTGACTCGTTGGAACCCGCGGACCCTGAAGTGTCTTATGATTATGCGCTGCCAGAGGCATATGCGGACGAGGCGTTTGCAGGATTATATTCGCTTCCTAACTTGTATTCTTTGCCAAATCAGGCTTCGCCCTCATTTGCTACCCATTTGGAATATTCGCAGCAATCGGGGTCAACGAACCCGAATGCAGTCAACTTTCAGCCGTATTTACCCGACTATGGGTACACTGCTAGAGATGCGATGAAGCAACATGCGCGACGAGTTACATCCGTCTCGCACCCGACTCCCGATAAAACGAGTGGAGAATTGAATCCTCCGTCCGTTGCGATCCCTGGTTTAGGAATATTCTCGCAAAGGGGTTGGATGAGTAATTCAAGCCGGGCTGGATGGACCAGCGATTTGCGTCATAGTAGGGATTCTTCGGAAGGAAATGAATC TCCTATGTCATACTGGGACGCAACTATGcgaggcacccttggcttgCACGGAAGATGTCATAACCCACAATCAAGGACCGGATGA
- a CDS encoding Fungal specific transcription factor domain — protein sequence MACDRCWRLKVRCVFDPATDEDCALCSKQVAECIWTRTKKPTPAPDEHYVFYLEGRAKEIEERLKQLKVLPGINLKREIDNLLEIRHEAEDTRCLNAPNDATTSQTSVSRSRESTTLLTQHSLGHISTPVASRMLQAIRLTNVTLAPATACEDYEENALWKQSPIGPEPQYYGPSSIEALVLQAELCLDQAIGKKEHLRYELSCPQGVESYAYASDEIATPSLQAEFPPADLTSILVARYFERVHPVIPVLHQPLFESQLRNNLHAQDDGFARLLLIVCAIGARWCGDPRVLDEQSPSELSAGFRWFRAAYRNGINFMYMPSLANAQFVVLSLYFFLGSSTYDMAWLFAAKVSRIFDALGAHRRKKSVTLADELLKRSFRCFLIMDQITSATVGRPSVFQNLEIDVDDVLEVDDLYWSPELNASPPPVSQGSSLQLVVLNYSSRLCTITGQAIQIATLPGSTKVRIGLDTPQGEEWVARNLNQQLNKWVASVPINLRLPDPERFAEHSISHLHLVLTLWTCYCYTTIYINRSFINSKVPEIATASFHNCYQAARQCAESVDAYYKVPDVLPLESAIPGVFSSAMILIIDSIANSSPEQLEAGGTVLHNPEHNATRNERDIETCLEVLERMERCWKIAGKLRDVVKEFREVWSSHISPPLTTVSEPTQPPEEWCTHKSYATAPFAVERLQPTGLYAHQVTRTPMLADGLNPAPVFPNAFVNEMGEPNLLTAQMQSARTYDGPQSAAYAAQFLPEEAAINFGDVMVPDSANYDLFSLLPGSEHDWNDTMGSVLRLWDSEPGP from the exons GCGTGTTCGATCCAGCTACTGATGAAGATTGTGCATTGTGTAGTAAGCAGGTAGCCGAATGTATATGGACACGAACCAAAAAGCCAACCCCAGCTCCGGATGAACA CTATGTCTTCTACCTTGAAGGTCGAGCGAAGGAGATTGAAGAACGCCTAAAACAA TTGAAGGTGTTACCAGGCATTAATCTCAAACGAGAAATCGACAACTTGTTGGAGATCCGTCATGAAGCTGAGGATACCCGTTGTTTAAACGCCCCCAATGATGCCACCACATCACAAACAAGTGTCAGCCGGAGCCGGGAGAGTACAACCCTGTTGACTCAACACAGCCTTGGCCATATTAGTACCCCGGTTGCTTCTCGAATGTTGCAGGCTATTCGACTCACCAATGTAACGCTCGCCCCAGCTACTGCTTGTGAAGACTACGAGGAGAATGCTTTGTGGAAACAAAGCCCTATTGGCCCCGAGCCCCAATACTATGGCCCATCTAGCATAGAGGCTCTAGTCCTACAAGCTGAATTATGCTTGGATCAAGCTATAGGGAAGAAGGAGCATCTCAGATACGAGCTTTCATGCCCACAAGGGGTAGAAAGCTATGCATATGCTAGTGACGAGATTGCCACTCCTAGTCTTCAAGCGGAGTTTCCACCGGCTGATTTGACTTCCATTCTGGTTGCGCGGTATTTTGAACGTGTACACCCGGTGATTCCCGTTCTTCACCAGCCACTCTTTGAATCCCAACTTCGCAACAATCTTCACGCACAAGATGATGGTTTCGCACGCCTGCTGCTCATAGTTTGTGCTATAGGCGCTCGTTGGTGCGGGGATCCTAGAGTTTTGGATGAACAATCGCCCTCAGAATTAAGTGCTGGATTTCGGTGGTTTCGGGCTGCATATAGGAATGGAATCAATTTCATGTATATGCCTTCTCTGGCTAATGCTCAGTTCGTGGTG CTCTCGTTATATTTTTTCCTCGGCTCCTCAACGTATGATATGGCTTGGCTTTTTGCTGCCAAGGTGTCGAGGATATTTGATGCTCTGGGGGCGCATAGAAGAAAGAAATCAGTCACTCTAGCCGACGAGCTATTAAAAAGGTCTTTCAG GTGTTTTCTTATAATGGATCAAATTACAAG CGCCACTGTAGGGCGGCCCAGCGTATTCCAGAACCTTGA AATCGATGTTGATGATGTTCTGGAAGTCGACGATCTTTATTGGTCCCCAGAGCTCAATGCATCGCCACCACCAGTGTCTCAGGGCAGCTCCCTGCAACTTGTTGTCTTGAACTACTCTTCTAGGCTTTGCACCATCACAGGCCAGGCTATCCAGATTGCG ACTTTGCCTGGGAGCACCAAAGTGCGGATCGGTCTTGATACACCTCAAGGAGAAGAATGGGTAGCTCGCAACCTAAACCAGCAGCTCAATAAATGGGTCGCTTCTGTTCCAATAAATC TTCGCCTTCCTGATCCAGAGCGCTTCGCCGAACATTCAATATCGCACCTACACCTGGTGCTTACGTTATGGACCTGTTATTGTTACACTACCATATACATCAACCGGTCGTTCATCAACAGTAAAGTCCCAGAAATTGCCACCGCCTCATTCCACAATTGCTACCAGGCCGCCCGTCAATGCGCAGAGTCGGTGGACGCCTACTACAAAGTTCCCGATGTACTTCCACTTGAAAGCGCTATCCCTGGGGTCTTCTCAAGCGCAATGATTTTGATTATTGATTCGATCGCGAACTCGAGTCCGGAGCAACTTGAAGCCGGAGGTACCGTTTTACATAATCCAGAGCATAATGCAACTCGAAATGAACGAGACATCGAAACGTGTCTAGAAGTCCTCGAGCGCATGGAGCGCTGTTGGAAAATCGCTGGAAAGCTTAG GGATGTTGTGAAAGAATTTCGAGAAGTATGGAGTTCTCATATCTCCCCTCCATTGACGACCGTTTCAGAGCCAACGCAACCCCCGGAAGAGTGGTGTACCCACAAATCATATGCGACCGCACCTTTTGCGGTCGAGAGATTACAACCTACAGGGTTATATGCACATCAAGTTACGAGAACACCTATGCTTGCTGACGGGCTGAACCCGGCTCCCGTTTTCCCTAATGCATTTGTCAATGAAATGGGTGAGCCAAACCTTCTAACCGCCCAAATGCAATCCG CCAGGACTTACGATGGACCTCAGAGCGCTGCTTATGCTGCTCAGTTTCTGCCTGAAGAAGCGGCAATTAACTTTGGTGATGTAATGGTTCCTGATAGCGCAAATTATGATTTATTCTCGCTACTTCCGGGATCGGAACA CGATTGGAACGATACCATGGGGAGTGTTTTGAGACTTTGGGATAGCGAGCCGGGCCCATAA